One window of the Microbulbifer sp. Q7 genome contains the following:
- a CDS encoding PKD domain-containing protein has protein sequence MGAFEYQPDDNITFTLGSITFPELPAQPVMTPLDLFSATDFSDPALVNTLVLLQSLDDDGDIQDHINISAVRADAVTSAGLELSDLDQPYAEFVTSEKVQALLEALGVDALRVSRLNAILHFERALADSPILDIDGDGLANVDDPDDDNDGTIDALDHLPWNPQEQDDFDGDRIGDNTDTDDDADGLEDALDEHREFVVISRSDLGSAAHSFVDAQHNLLYVSIKDRNALDVLDLKSGEVVQTLAFDKMPERMTASSDGSKLYIALLEREHSSYWWDEDQIGYVAIVDLNSRKVVKTLTLKVDPYDLVVTDNGKLIITPGSGQWGNIIAFDADTGAELARAGNIYQRSQIAILPSEQSLFTVRDSSSRIDKFDFSGAGITRISDVPHSYEHRMGYDIWATPDEKYLLAGAGDLYNANDLSFVKSIAPLSKLIIAVHFDTLQNLAWVVLSDSSVLILNLTTFEVIASDVVLGSVIGMATDATTITYFILDRGELITLRKPHPCTRCFENTAPMAQFGFTPTNGDTTDTYVFDASLSDDAETGESLKYRWDIDNDGQWETGFSPEALFEHRFRIAGSRFVRLQVKDQGGLVASTIKSINVIQGVDSGIVVDDSVADSLNFDVTQVLEDRARGLLYISDKSAKRLYVVNLASGLTERYFEFDLMPERMAMTPDGSKMYLALLAQEHSSYWWDEDQYGYIAQFDLEILAHTKTLKVDVDPFDLVATDAGKLIIASGSGQWTNIFAYDAETGGLLGSSSIRQASRLSLHPSQDWVFAATTDSSPSDFSKFDIRGAGIELVGDSPYHGDHRVRGGVWVTPDGNYLVSRGGDIFKTSDMTYVASMTSESVYIDQLIFDEVENTVFAVTTENNIQYFNMSSWMPVGTLASAVGTEWLSIIDDELVAVADSGSGYQLVSSAHPCIGCGANTPPVSVFSVNAGAATTVAVHIFDASASSDAEDGSALSYRWDFDGDGSWDAEFSSSATREHKYVLAGSYPVRLQVRDSGGLVATSTQNIVVEQGIDPGIPVTDSIPYQLDFSATDMEVDLARSKAYISDKSARRLYVVDLLTGLTERYFEFEQMPERLTMTPDGNKLYLALLVQEHSSYWWEEEQYGYIAEFDLELQSQVNTLLVSVDPYDLVATDGGKLVVSSGSGQWTYIHAYDVSSGALLGSSSIRQASRLALHPSQEAVFAADTDVSPSDIEKFDISGSGISNLGDSPYHGSHRMRGNVWATPDGSYVITRGGDLFRASDMEFVAELTGTGILIEQLFFDVTEDMAFALLSDGTAQYFNMTSWLPVGSLAVAADTQFIAAVGSSVFTVVEGGASSQLNETAHPCVGCGSSSPPTASFSYGPDAGTTADDFMFDASASVDAEDGTNLRFRWDIDGDGQWDNGFSTIATLEHRFLLSGNVTVRLQVVDSAGYTATAQQQISVTQGTDTGTAVSDSTAYELNFAITDHVADPARDKAYFSDKSAQRLYVVDLISGLTERYFELPFMPDQLAITPDGSKLYLALLAHAHSGTRWEQDQFGYVAEFDLELQAHTNTLAVGIDPYDLIATDDGLMAISSGSGQWTEIHLYDTATGSKLGSTGIRHRSRLALHPSQNAVFAADTDLSPSDIEKFSISSAGIVSEGDSPYHGDHRMAGNVWATPDSQHVVTRGGDVFLASDLTYVLSMTSAGAGVEQVAFDPATGSLHAIGMDGILYEYDYLSSFELLGTDASYTDPKYLLQGSGQLYVVLPDGIGHRLQQVTE, from the coding sequence TTGGGTGCTTTCGAGTACCAGCCTGACGACAACATTACCTTTACTCTGGGCAGCATCACGTTTCCAGAGCTGCCCGCGCAACCAGTCATGACACCGCTGGACCTTTTTTCTGCTACGGATTTCAGTGATCCGGCATTGGTCAATACCCTGGTGCTGCTGCAGTCTCTGGACGACGACGGTGACATACAGGATCACATCAATATTTCCGCGGTACGAGCCGACGCCGTTACCAGCGCCGGCCTCGAGCTCTCTGATCTCGACCAGCCGTATGCAGAATTCGTCACCTCGGAAAAGGTGCAGGCGCTGCTTGAAGCCTTGGGCGTGGATGCACTGCGCGTATCCCGTTTGAATGCTATTTTGCATTTCGAACGTGCGCTGGCGGATTCACCGATTCTCGATATCGACGGCGACGGGCTGGCGAATGTCGATGACCCGGATGATGACAACGACGGCACCATTGATGCGCTCGACCACCTGCCCTGGAACCCGCAGGAGCAAGATGATTTTGATGGCGATCGTATCGGTGACAACACCGATACCGACGACGATGCCGATGGCCTCGAAGATGCGCTGGATGAACATCGTGAATTTGTCGTCATTAGTCGTAGCGACCTGGGCTCAGCGGCACACAGTTTTGTAGATGCCCAACACAATCTCTTGTATGTCTCGATAAAAGATCGCAATGCACTCGATGTGCTGGATTTGAAGTCCGGTGAAGTTGTGCAAACTCTGGCCTTCGACAAAATGCCGGAGCGCATGACGGCTTCGTCCGATGGCAGCAAGCTGTATATCGCGCTACTGGAGCGGGAGCACAGTTCTTACTGGTGGGACGAAGACCAGATCGGGTATGTAGCCATTGTTGACCTGAACAGTCGCAAGGTGGTTAAAACACTTACCCTGAAAGTTGACCCCTACGACCTGGTGGTAACCGATAACGGTAAATTAATCATAACCCCGGGGTCTGGACAGTGGGGCAATATTATCGCGTTCGACGCCGATACTGGCGCCGAACTAGCGAGAGCTGGCAATATTTACCAGCGTTCGCAGATTGCAATTCTGCCATCCGAGCAATCACTGTTCACGGTGAGAGACAGTTCCTCCCGCATCGACAAGTTTGATTTCAGCGGTGCTGGCATCACTCGCATCTCTGATGTGCCCCATAGTTACGAACATCGTATGGGCTATGATATATGGGCCACACCTGACGAAAAATATCTTCTGGCGGGTGCCGGAGATTTATACAACGCCAATGATTTGTCGTTTGTCAAAAGTATTGCTCCATTATCGAAACTCATAATCGCGGTCCATTTTGACACGCTACAGAATCTGGCATGGGTGGTTCTTTCAGACAGTAGTGTGCTGATTTTAAACCTTACTACGTTTGAGGTTATAGCCAGTGACGTTGTGCTTGGCAGTGTTATTGGCATGGCAACTGACGCAACAACCATTACCTATTTCATTCTTGATCGGGGTGAGCTGATCACCCTCAGAAAGCCACACCCTTGCACCAGGTGTTTCGAAAATACCGCGCCCATGGCGCAATTCGGTTTTACTCCCACGAATGGGGATACCACCGATACCTATGTTTTTGATGCATCCCTTAGTGACGATGCAGAAACGGGGGAATCACTCAAGTACCGCTGGGACATCGATAACGATGGCCAGTGGGAGACCGGATTTTCTCCGGAGGCCCTGTTTGAGCATCGTTTCCGGATTGCAGGGAGCCGGTTTGTACGCCTGCAGGTAAAAGACCAGGGTGGCTTGGTTGCGAGCACCATAAAAAGCATCAATGTCATCCAGGGCGTGGACAGCGGGATTGTGGTTGACGACAGTGTCGCTGACAGCCTGAACTTCGATGTGACTCAGGTTTTGGAGGATCGGGCGCGCGGACTACTGTATATCTCCGATAAAAGCGCCAAGCGGCTTTACGTAGTCAACCTTGCCAGTGGGCTGACCGAGCGCTATTTCGAGTTCGATCTGATGCCCGAGCGTATGGCGATGACACCGGACGGCAGTAAAATGTATCTGGCCCTGCTGGCTCAGGAGCACAGTTCTTACTGGTGGGACGAAGACCAGTATGGCTACATTGCACAGTTTGACCTGGAGATACTTGCGCACACCAAGACATTGAAAGTGGATGTAGATCCTTTCGATCTGGTGGCCACAGATGCGGGCAAGCTGATCATCGCCTCCGGCTCCGGACAGTGGACCAATATTTTTGCCTACGATGCGGAAACCGGCGGTCTCCTTGGTAGCAGCTCCATTCGCCAGGCTTCCAGGCTGAGCCTGCACCCGTCACAGGATTGGGTATTCGCGGCCACCACGGATTCTTCACCTTCCGATTTTTCGAAATTTGATATCCGCGGTGCCGGTATTGAGCTTGTCGGCGATTCACCGTATCACGGCGATCATCGCGTACGTGGAGGCGTCTGGGTCACGCCGGATGGCAATTATCTGGTTTCCCGTGGTGGCGATATATTCAAGACATCGGACATGACCTATGTCGCCAGCATGACCTCCGAGAGCGTCTATATTGATCAGCTGATTTTTGATGAAGTGGAGAACACGGTATTTGCCGTGACCACGGAAAACAATATCCAGTACTTCAACATGAGTAGCTGGATGCCCGTAGGGACCCTGGCGTCGGCCGTTGGTACCGAATGGTTGTCGATCATCGACGACGAGCTGGTAGCTGTAGCGGATTCTGGCAGTGGGTATCAATTGGTTTCTTCTGCACACCCATGTATTGGATGCGGCGCAAATACACCGCCGGTGTCGGTGTTCTCGGTAAATGCCGGTGCGGCTACGACAGTAGCTGTGCATATATTCGACGCCTCGGCAAGTTCGGACGCTGAAGACGGAAGTGCCCTGAGCTATCGCTGGGATTTCGATGGCGATGGGAGCTGGGATGCAGAATTTTCTTCGTCTGCCACCCGTGAGCACAAGTATGTTCTCGCCGGAAGTTATCCTGTGCGCCTGCAGGTGCGTGATAGCGGTGGACTGGTGGCGACGTCCACTCAGAATATCGTCGTAGAACAAGGTATTGATCCGGGAATACCGGTCACTGATAGCATTCCCTATCAGCTGGATTTCAGTGCTACGGATATGGAAGTGGACCTTGCCCGTAGCAAGGCCTACATCAGCGATAAATCTGCGCGTCGTTTGTATGTGGTTGATCTCCTTACGGGCTTGACCGAGCGTTACTTTGAGTTTGAGCAGATGCCGGAACGCCTGACAATGACACCGGATGGCAACAAGCTGTATCTGGCGCTACTGGTGCAGGAACACAGCAGCTATTGGTGGGAGGAAGAGCAGTACGGTTATATCGCGGAATTTGATCTGGAATTACAGAGCCAGGTGAACACTCTGTTGGTCAGTGTTGATCCTTATGACCTGGTGGCGACCGACGGCGGCAAGCTGGTGGTTTCATCCGGTTCGGGCCAGTGGACCTACATCCACGCCTACGATGTTAGCAGTGGTGCTCTCCTCGGCTCCAGCTCAATCCGGCAGGCGTCCCGTCTTGCCTTACACCCGTCTCAGGAAGCAGTATTTGCTGCAGATACGGACGTTTCCCCCTCGGATATCGAAAAGTTCGATATCAGCGGCAGTGGTATTTCCAACCTTGGGGACTCGCCCTACCACGGTAGCCACCGCATGCGCGGAAACGTGTGGGCCACGCCCGATGGAAGCTATGTCATTACACGCGGTGGTGACCTGTTCCGTGCGTCGGATATGGAATTCGTGGCAGAGCTAACGGGTACCGGTATCCTGATCGAGCAGTTGTTTTTCGATGTCACCGAAGACATGGCATTTGCGCTGCTGTCAGACGGCACCGCACAATATTTCAATATGACCTCGTGGCTTCCGGTGGGTAGTCTGGCCGTTGCTGCCGATACGCAGTTTATCGCCGCGGTTGGCAGTAGCGTGTTTACCGTGGTGGAGGGCGGTGCCTCATCCCAGCTGAATGAAACCGCCCATCCCTGCGTCGGATGTGGATCGAGCAGTCCACCGACGGCATCCTTCAGTTACGGGCCCGATGCCGGAACCACCGCGGATGACTTCATGTTTGATGCCAGCGCCAGCGTGGATGCGGAAGACGGTACCAATTTACGCTTCCGCTGGGATATAGACGGCGATGGCCAGTGGGACAATGGCTTCTCTACAATAGCAACATTGGAGCATCGCTTCCTGCTATCCGGAAATGTGACCGTGCGTCTGCAGGTAGTGGATTCTGCTGGCTATACCGCCACCGCTCAGCAGCAGATCTCCGTGACACAGGGTACGGATACAGGCACGGCGGTCTCCGACAGCACCGCTTATGAGTTGAATTTCGCGATTACCGATCACGTTGCCGACCCTGCACGGGACAAAGCGTATTTCAGCGATAAGTCGGCGCAACGGTTGTACGTAGTGGACCTCATTAGTGGCTTGACCGAACGTTATTTCGAGCTTCCGTTTATGCCTGATCAGTTGGCTATCACTCCGGATGGCAGCAAGCTATATCTTGCCCTGTTGGCCCATGCGCACAGCGGAACACGCTGGGAGCAAGATCAATTCGGCTACGTGGCTGAATTTGATCTGGAGCTGCAGGCACACACCAATACTCTTGCGGTCGGTATTGATCCCTACGACCTGATCGCGACCGATGATGGACTGATGGCCATATCGTCCGGCTCGGGCCAGTGGACCGAGATTCATCTCTACGATACGGCGACTGGTAGCAAGTTGGGTTCCACGGGTATTCGTCACCGCTCGCGGCTCGCACTACACCCTTCACAAAATGCTGTATTTGCTGCGGATACGGATCTCTCACCTTCGGATATCGAGAAATTTTCGATCAGTAGCGCGGGTATTGTCAGTGAGGGGGATTCGCCGTATCACGGAGATCACCGCATGGCGGGTAATGTCTGGGCCACGCCGGATTCGCAGCATGTGGTCACCCGCGGTGGCGATGTATTCCTCGCCTCGGATTTGACCTATGTGCTGAGCATGACCAGTGCGGGGGCGGGGGTTGAGCAGGTGGCGTTTGATCCGGCAACTGGAAGCCTGCATGCAATTGGTATGGACGGTATTTTGTACGAATACGATTATCTCAGTAGTTTCGAACTTCTGGGCACAGACGCCAGCTATACCGATCCAAAATATTTGTTGCAGGGAAGTGGTCAGCTGTATGTTGTATTGCCAGACGGAATTGGTCATCGCCTACAGCAGGTGACGGAATAA
- a CDS encoding S8 family serine peptidase, which translates to MAFFSVRRASASLCFALAALFSVTSTAQASPDISSASSAPHAQQLILQFALPRQDRNAPEIAANLSSIAGVKLHYRRSLANGQFDVLRLQHPLAPASLQRLVSALSNQPGVLSVEVDQLMQHTAVPGDSRYNEQWHYFEATGGINLETAWDTHDGSGVVVAVIDTGITDHSDLNDNIILGYDFIDDTAVANDGDGRDSDPSDPGDWLRAWECGFFNPSQPRNSSWHGTHVAGTIAALTNNNRGVAGVAHGARVLVARVLGKCGGYTSDIIDAIVWTSGGNVPGVPTNNTPAQVINLSLGGTGSCSTAMQNAINTARSNGATVVTAAGNSNADAGDFSPANCNGVVTVAATDREGNRASYSNYGTSIDLSAPGGETSTSGNGVLSTLNSGTQGPAGENYRFYQGTSMAAPHVAGVAALLYQANPDLSPDQVRDALRDTARDLPGNCSGGCGAGILDARAALNAVSDGNQPPVVGFTCVDEALTIDCQDQSSDADGNITAWDWDFGDGNRSSVQHPSHTYGAAGTYSVSLTVTDDGGTSATRSQTVTVTDPNTSTPNQAPIADFTFSVSRTTASFTDTSSDADGTIESWHWDFGDGSSSSAQNPSHEYAEDGTYSVTLTVTDDAGESHSVTKSVNATCRFRWGGRCYF; encoded by the coding sequence GTGGCCTTTTTTTCCGTTCGGCGCGCATCGGCGAGCCTGTGTTTTGCCCTCGCCGCGCTCTTCTCGGTGACTTCCACCGCACAAGCATCTCCCGACATTTCCAGCGCGAGCTCTGCGCCCCATGCGCAGCAGCTTATTCTGCAATTCGCGCTGCCCCGCCAGGATCGCAACGCACCGGAAATCGCGGCCAATCTGTCCAGTATTGCCGGAGTGAAACTGCACTACCGCCGCAGCCTCGCCAACGGACAATTCGATGTATTGCGACTGCAACACCCGCTCGCCCCAGCCAGCTTGCAGAGGCTGGTCAGTGCCCTGAGCAACCAGCCCGGCGTGCTTTCGGTAGAGGTGGACCAGCTGATGCAGCATACCGCGGTACCGGGAGATAGCCGCTACAACGAGCAGTGGCATTATTTTGAGGCCACCGGAGGTATTAACCTTGAGACGGCCTGGGATACCCACGACGGCAGCGGTGTGGTGGTAGCGGTGATCGATACCGGCATTACCGACCATTCGGATTTGAATGACAACATTATCCTGGGCTACGACTTCATCGATGACACCGCAGTGGCCAATGATGGCGACGGCCGCGACAGCGACCCTAGCGATCCCGGCGACTGGCTGCGCGCGTGGGAGTGTGGTTTCTTCAATCCATCCCAGCCGCGCAACAGTAGCTGGCACGGTACCCATGTGGCCGGCACCATTGCCGCTTTGACCAACAACAACCGCGGCGTTGCCGGTGTCGCCCACGGGGCCAGGGTACTGGTCGCCCGGGTACTCGGAAAATGCGGCGGCTACACGTCCGACATTATCGATGCCATCGTATGGACGAGTGGCGGTAACGTGCCCGGTGTGCCCACCAATAACACCCCGGCGCAGGTCATCAATCTCAGCCTTGGCGGCACGGGCAGCTGCAGCACGGCTATGCAAAATGCGATCAACACCGCGCGCAGCAATGGTGCCACCGTGGTGACGGCGGCCGGCAACAGCAACGCAGATGCCGGCGATTTTTCTCCCGCAAACTGCAATGGCGTCGTGACGGTGGCGGCTACGGATCGCGAGGGCAATCGCGCGTCCTATTCCAACTACGGAACGTCCATCGATCTCAGCGCGCCGGGTGGCGAAACCAGCACCAGCGGTAACGGCGTTCTCTCCACCCTCAACAGTGGCACTCAGGGGCCGGCGGGAGAAAACTACCGGTTCTATCAGGGCACCAGTATGGCAGCGCCCCATGTGGCCGGCGTGGCCGCGCTGCTGTATCAGGCAAACCCCGACCTTTCTCCCGACCAGGTGCGCGACGCACTGCGCGACACCGCGCGGGACTTGCCCGGTAACTGCAGCGGCGGTTGCGGTGCCGGAATCCTGGATGCCCGTGCCGCGCTCAATGCGGTCAGTGATGGCAATCAGCCGCCGGTTGTGGGATTCACGTGTGTGGACGAGGCACTGACCATTGACTGCCAGGATCAAAGCAGCGATGCCGACGGTAATATCACCGCGTGGGACTGGGATTTTGGTGATGGCAACCGCAGCAGCGTCCAGCACCCCAGTCACACCTACGGTGCGGCCGGCACCTATTCCGTATCCCTGACCGTCACCGACGACGGGGGCACCAGCGCCACCCGCAGCCAGACCGTCACGGTCACCGACCCGAACACCAGTACCCCGAACCAGGCTCCAATTGCCGACTTTACCTTCTCGGTCTCCCGCACGACTGCCAGCTTTACCGATACCAGTAGCGACGCCGACGGCACCATTGAAAGCTGGCACTGGGATTTTGGCGATGGCAGCAGTTCCAGTGCGCAGAACCCGAGTCATGAATACGCGGAAGATGGCACCTACAGCGTAACCCTGACCGTCACCGACGACGCCGGCGAAAGCCACTCGGTTACCAAAAGTGTTAACGCAACCTGCCGCTTCCGTTGGGGCGGGCGCTGCTACTTTTAA
- a CDS encoding transglutaminase domain-containing protein: MRWLLASALLAIVLLLPEVVRQWQHLPAQHTLQERKLVSVRGEPETPGVRDNQRGTVVVPGTSAPLTEAMVQQAVGQRSEHDSSYISVWNWQGLESVTASARGLDKLHHFANSYLVGFQPFETKALWVPLYTLATRKEYQYDHLQYAGLADIWQTSRQAYYQKRGDCEDHAILLADWLINLGIDARVALGTHRGQGHAWVIAIVDDTEYLLEATSKRRQSTWQAMPLAALAEGYEVEFQFNRDYFWAKTTSAPTRRYRGKHWIKKSQFIRG; this comes from the coding sequence GTGAGGTGGTTACTTGCCAGCGCCCTGCTGGCCATAGTGCTGTTGCTGCCGGAAGTTGTGCGACAGTGGCAACATTTGCCTGCGCAACACACCTTGCAGGAGCGCAAGCTGGTATCCGTGCGCGGCGAGCCGGAGACACCCGGCGTGCGCGACAACCAGCGGGGTACGGTAGTCGTACCCGGCACCAGCGCCCCACTCACGGAGGCCATGGTGCAGCAGGCGGTAGGACAGCGCTCCGAACACGACAGCAGCTACATCTCGGTATGGAACTGGCAGGGCCTGGAATCGGTTACCGCATCCGCGCGTGGCCTCGACAAGCTGCATCATTTCGCCAACAGCTACCTGGTGGGCTTTCAACCGTTTGAAACCAAAGCGCTGTGGGTACCCCTGTACACCCTGGCAACCCGCAAGGAATATCAGTACGACCATCTGCAGTACGCCGGGCTCGCGGATATCTGGCAGACCTCGCGCCAGGCCTATTACCAGAAACGCGGAGACTGTGAAGACCATGCCATCCTGCTCGCCGACTGGCTGATCAACCTCGGCATTGATGCGCGCGTCGCCCTGGGCACGCACAGGGGGCAGGGCCATGCCTGGGTGATCGCCATTGTCGACGACACCGAATACCTGCTGGAAGCCACTAGCAAGCGCCGCCAGTCCACATGGCAGGCCATGCCACTGGCGGCACTCGCAGAGGGCTACGAGGTCGAGTTCCAGTTCAACCGGGACTACTTCTGGGCCAAGACCACCTCCGCCCCCACCCGCCGCTACCGCGGCAAGCACTGGATTAAAAAATCTCAGTTTATTCGCGGGTGA
- a CDS encoding DUF350 domain-containing protein: protein MQSEFLTATLFNLGLNLLYTLLALLIGMVALLIIDKKLLKHVDIEGELKNGNIAVAIFASTILIFVALIISFGLKG from the coding sequence GTGCAATCTGAATTCCTCACTGCAACCCTGTTTAATCTTGGACTGAACCTGCTGTATACCCTGCTGGCGTTACTGATTGGCATGGTGGCGCTGCTGATCATCGACAAAAAGCTGCTGAAGCACGTAGACATCGAAGGGGAACTGAAGAACGGCAATATCGCCGTGGCTATTTTTGCCTCAACGATCCTGATCTTCGTCGCATTGATTATTTCTTTCGGGCTAAAAGGCTAG
- a CDS encoding globin translates to MGNADSDIVFQSYGRCCNNERFFIDFYDRFMSSSEVIRSLFTHTDMPAQRHLLRNGILQLVLHARGMPDTKLRALGCSHSRKGHNIRPEWYGLWLDALLATLRQYDPQFDEATELAWRRAIGPGIELIRAAY, encoded by the coding sequence ATGGGAAATGCCGACAGTGATATCGTTTTTCAGAGCTATGGCCGCTGCTGCAATAACGAACGCTTCTTCATCGACTTTTACGACCGCTTTATGAGCAGCTCTGAAGTCATCCGCTCGCTGTTCACACACACCGACATGCCGGCACAGCGCCACCTGCTGCGCAATGGCATCTTGCAACTGGTGCTGCACGCCCGCGGCATGCCGGATACCAAACTGCGCGCCCTCGGGTGCAGCCACTCGCGCAAGGGACACAACATCCGTCCGGAATGGTATGGCTTGTGGCTGGACGCATTACTTGCCACTCTGCGCCAGTACGACCCCCAGTTTGATGAAGCGACCGAACTCGCCTGGCGCCGCGCCATCGGCCCCGGCATTGAGCTGATCCGCGCAGCCTACTGA
- a CDS encoding S8 family serine peptidase — MKKIIPTLFASALALSLAGQASAADERYIIKFKEGKGQAVKSMMEKNGGRSALALQKRNAMAANLPAKALSALRNNPNVEYVEQDVKRYPMAETVPFGIPMVQADQLSDAMAGNQTVCIIDSGYSINHEDLPSGNVTGNYDAGTGDWFTDEDGHGTHVAGTIAAIGGNGKGVVGVNPNGNLNLHIVKVFGADGWAYSSSLVAAADECAANGATVINMSLGGTFKSRTEERAFADLYNQNVLSIAAAGNDGNTRHSYPASYDAVVSVAAIDSSKMIADFSQQTDQVELSGPGVDVLSSVPVGMGLSTTLSVGGSAIEAAGMDESPMGNVTGNLMDCGLGESACAGAAGQICLISRGNISFAEKVQACEAGGGIGAVIYNNEPGILYGTMGGVATSIPSAGISDTDGAALLGQLGSSANLAVEPSDYAYFNGTSMATPHVAGVSALVWSHFPSCSASQIRSALTSTAEDLGAAGRDNAYGYGLVQAKAAVDYLTANGCGGDGGDNGGGGGGGKPCKGRNCTQ; from the coding sequence ATGAAAAAAATAATTCCAACCCTGTTCGCCAGCGCGCTCGCCCTGTCGTTGGCCGGCCAGGCCAGTGCCGCCGACGAGCGCTATATCATCAAGTTCAAGGAAGGTAAGGGCCAGGCCGTCAAATCCATGATGGAAAAGAATGGCGGCCGCTCCGCCCTGGCACTGCAAAAACGCAACGCCATGGCCGCGAACCTACCGGCCAAGGCCCTCAGCGCGCTGCGTAACAATCCGAATGTGGAATACGTGGAACAGGATGTAAAACGCTACCCGATGGCGGAAACCGTTCCCTTTGGCATCCCCATGGTACAGGCCGACCAGCTCAGCGATGCCATGGCCGGCAACCAGACCGTGTGCATCATCGACTCGGGCTATTCAATCAATCACGAGGATCTTCCCAGTGGCAATGTGACCGGTAATTACGACGCCGGTACCGGAGACTGGTTCACCGATGAAGACGGCCACGGTACCCATGTCGCCGGCACCATTGCCGCCATTGGGGGCAACGGCAAGGGGGTTGTGGGCGTAAACCCCAATGGCAACCTCAACCTGCATATCGTCAAAGTCTTTGGCGCTGACGGCTGGGCTTATTCTTCCTCACTGGTGGCCGCGGCGGACGAGTGTGCGGCAAACGGCGCAACGGTAATCAACATGAGCCTGGGCGGCACCTTCAAGTCCCGCACCGAAGAGCGTGCCTTCGCCGACCTGTATAACCAGAATGTGCTGTCCATTGCTGCCGCCGGTAACGACGGCAACACCCGTCACTCCTACCCGGCATCTTACGACGCAGTGGTCTCGGTAGCGGCCATTGATAGCAGCAAGATGATCGCGGACTTTTCCCAGCAGACCGACCAGGTTGAATTGTCCGGCCCCGGTGTCGACGTGCTGTCTTCCGTACCCGTGGGCATGGGCCTTTCGACCACCCTCAGCGTCGGCGGCAGCGCCATCGAAGCGGCCGGCATGGATGAAAGCCCCATGGGTAATGTCACCGGTAACCTGATGGATTGCGGCCTGGGCGAGTCTGCCTGTGCCGGTGCGGCGGGCCAGATCTGCCTGATCTCCCGCGGCAACATCAGTTTTGCGGAAAAAGTGCAGGCCTGTGAGGCCGGTGGCGGCATCGGCGCAGTCATCTACAACAATGAACCGGGCATTCTGTACGGCACCATGGGCGGCGTTGCCACCAGCATCCCATCTGCGGGCATTTCCGATACCGATGGCGCAGCGCTTCTGGGCCAGCTGGGCAGCAGCGCCAATCTGGCCGTTGAGCCGAGTGACTATGCCTACTTCAACGGTACCTCCATGGCGACGCCGCATGTAGCCGGCGTCAGTGCGCTGGTTTGGAGCCACTTTCCCAGCTGTTCCGCTAGCCAGATCCGCTCGGCGCTCACCAGTACTGCGGAAGATCTGGGTGCGGCCGGCCGCGACAATGCCTATGGCTACGGGCTGGTACAGGCCAAAGCTGCTGTGGATTACCTGACCGCGAACGGCTGTGGCGGTGATGGCGGTGATAACGGTGGCGGCGGCGGTGGCGGCAAGCCCTGCAAAGGCAGAAACTGCACGCAGTAA
- a CDS encoding CPXCG motif-containing cysteine-rich protein — protein MFTVEEFSDRCPYCGETILLMIDTSAGSRHYIEDCAVCCRPIQVLVSVDLEGDWQVQLKHENDV, from the coding sequence ATGTTCACCGTAGAAGAATTCAGCGACCGATGCCCCTATTGTGGCGAGACCATCCTGCTGATGATCGACACCTCAGCCGGCAGCCGCCACTACATCGAAGACTGTGCCGTATGCTGCCGCCCCATTCAGGTACTGGTGAGCGTGGACCTGGAGGGGGACTGGCAAGTGCAGTTAAAACACGAGAACGACGTGTAA